From the genome of Gracilimonas sediminicola:
AATTCGCCATGTAAAGGGGCAGGAACTTAACATCCAGTTTACTAATAATATAGGTCAGGAAAGCATTATTCACTGGCATGGACTCATTGTTCCCCCCGAAATGGATGGACATCCCAAAGATGCTATATCAAGCGGTAGTTACAATTATCACTTCAAACTTGATCAAAGAGCCGGTACCTATTGGTATCATCCTCACCCTCACAGAATTACCGGAGAACAAGTTTATCGGGGGTTGGCAGGCTTTTTTATTATTGATGATGAAGAGGAGAAAGCGCTCAACTTACCCGATGGTGACTACGAGATACCGCTCGTTATTCAGGATCGGAGAGTTAACGAAAGAGGAGAGGTAATATATAACCCGTCTATGCCCGAACGGATGATGACCGGGTTTTTGGGAGATACAATCTTAATTAACGGAGCACCATCACCTTACCATCAAGTTGAGCCGGGTGTGTATCGATTAAGAGTCTTAAATGGCTCAAATGCCCGAATTTATAACGTAGCGTTTCAAGATGATCTTTCCTTTATGGTCATCGGCACCGATGGAGGCCTTCTACCGGAAGCTATTGAGACGAATGAATTATTAATGGCCCCCGGGGAAAGAGCAGACATACTGGTAGACTTCTCTGGATTGAAGAAAAAAAGTATTCAACTTATTAGTAAACCATTTGATGTGCCATCAGGCGGCGGTATGATGGGAATGCAAAACATGATGGGGAGCTCAGGACCTGAGCAAGGTACCGGTTTTGATCTTATGGAATTCAGGATTGACGGAGAATCTAAGCAAGAATCGATGCCCCTTCCCAGTCAGCTTTCTGAATCGACCTTTCCAGAAGCTTCGTCTGCTGATCGTACCCGCTCCATTCGGCTGGATATGCAAATGATGAACGGCCATACCATTAATGGGCGTCAGTTTGAGATGGAGCGAGTCGATGAACGTGTAGAGCAAGGAAGTACTGAAATTTGGGAGTTTATCAATAACTCAAACGTACCTCACCCCATGCACGTGCATGCCGTTCAGTTTAAAGTTCTTGATAGAAGTGGAAACAGAGGATTAACGCCTACCGAAACAGGTTGGAAGGACACGGTACTTGTCATGCCCGGCGAGACTGTTAGGGTCATCATGAGTTTCAATGCGCCAAAAGGCCTGTACGTTTTTCACTGCCATAACCTGGAGCACGAAGACAACGGCATGATGGCTAACCTGGAGATTATATAACCTTTTGGACACAACAATTAATTTCTGAACTCAATTATTTAAAACTTTGGATAACTAATTATGGAATCTTTACTAACTCCTGAATGGGCTCCCAACATTCACCCACTGATCGTTCATTTTCCTATTGCGCTATTAGTGACGGCTGCATTGGCTAATTTTGTATCTCTTTTTTTTCAAGAAAAATGGTGGGATGAAACAAAGAGTACTATCCTTTATGTAGCAGGAGCACTTTTCGCCGGTGTCACCTATTACAGTGGCACCATTGCTGCAGATACGGTT
Proteins encoded in this window:
- a CDS encoding multicopper oxidase family protein — protein: IRHVKGQELNIQFTNNIGQESIIHWHGLIVPPEMDGHPKDAISSGSYNYHFKLDQRAGTYWYHPHPHRITGEQVYRGLAGFFIIDDEEEKALNLPDGDYEIPLVIQDRRVNERGEVIYNPSMPERMMTGFLGDTILINGAPSPYHQVEPGVYRLRVLNGSNARIYNVAFQDDLSFMVIGTDGGLLPEAIETNELLMAPGERADILVDFSGLKKKSIQLISKPFDVPSGGGMMGMQNMMGSSGPEQGTGFDLMEFRIDGESKQESMPLPSQLSESTFPEASSADRTRSIRLDMQMMNGHTINGRQFEMERVDERVEQGSTEIWEFINNSNVPHPMHVHAVQFKVLDRSGNRGLTPTETGWKDTVLVMPGETVRVIMSFNAPKGLYVFHCHNLEHEDNGMMANLEII